One Sphingobium sp. Cam5-1 genomic window, TTGCCTTGGTCCAGGGGATGGCCGCGGCACGGTAGTTTCCGTCTGAGCGACGAACGAGCGGCAAGAGGCCGCTTCGGTGACGCTGGCGGCCGCCTTTGGGGGCGTCCGGTCGCTCGCGCGCGCCGGTCGTCGTCGGGCGACAGGTCTCTTGCCGGATGTCGCCAGACGCCCGGAGTGCATAAAGTGAAACTACTCAATCAACTCCACCGCGCCGCCTGCGCGCTGACCGCCACGCTCCTTCCCTTGCCCGCCTTCGCCGCCGATGCGAACGACGCGGGCGACGACGCCGACACCATCATCGTCTTCGGCCGGGGCGAGGACAAGATCGGCACCGCCCATGCGGCCAGCGAAGGCAGCATCAGCGGCGCGGACCTGCTCGTCCGCCCGCTGCTGCGCGTTGCCGAATTGCTCGAAGCCGTACCGGGCATGGTTGCGGCCCAACATTCGGGCAGCGGCAAGGCCAATCAATATTTCCTCCGCGGCTTCAATCTCGACCATGGATCGGACTTCACCACCTATATCGACGGGGTTCAGATGAATTTCCGCAGCCATGGCCACGGCCAGGGCTATCTCGACTTGAACGGCCTCATCCCCGAAATCATCGCGCGCGAGGATTTTCGCAAAGGCCCCTATCGCGCCGATGGTGGCGACTTCGCGCTCGCGGGTGCGGCCTATATGACCACGATCGACGGCTATGACCGTCCATGGGTCGCGGCGGAGGGCGGCTCCTTCGGCTGGCGCAGGCTGGCATCAGGCGGCACCGTAAAGGCGGGCGCAGGCAATCTCACCCTCGTCGCCCAAGCCAAGGCTTATGACGGCCCGTGGCAGGAGGCTGAACATCTGCGCCATTATGCGGGCTTCGCCAAATATACGCTTCCCGCTGGGGCCGGTAAGATCGACGCCACGCTGCACGCCTATCGCGCGACATGGCGTCCGACCGAACAGATCCCCGAACGCATCATCGGCACGCCGCTTTGCCCCGATGTCTTCTGCTCGCCCGATCCATCGGCGCGCGGTGAGACGACGCGCATCATCGGCAATCTTGCCACCGTTCAGCCGACATGGCGCGCCAATCTCTACGCGCAATATTACGACTGGACGATGTTCTCCAACCCCACCTACACCGATCCCGACGGCACCAGCGCACAGATCGAGCAGTTCGACCGCCGCTGGATCCTTGGCCTGACCGGCGAAAAACGATGGGACCTTGGCTCGGCGCTGCAACTGAAGCTCGGCACGGAAAACCGCTATGACGCGATCGGCAATGTCGGCGTCAACCGCACCGCCGTCCGCACCTTCCTCTCCTCGCTCGGCCGCTACCGCGTGAACGAAGCCTCCGCCGCTCTCTATGGCGAAGCGACGCTGACCCCGCTGCCGGGCCTGCGTCTGACGGGCGGCCTGCGCGGCGACTATTATCATTATTCGGTCACAGCAAAGGACGCCGACGCCGACGCGTTGGGCGAAGGCAGCGGTTCCGACACGCTCCTCTCGCCCAAGGCCGCGATCGCCTGGCGGCTCAATCCCAGCATCGAACTTTACGCCAATTGGGGCCGGGGCTTCCATTCCAACGATGCGCGCGGCGCGGTCAATGTGGACACGCCCGTACCGTTGCTGGTGCGCGGAACCGGCAAGGAACTGGGCGCGCGCGTCCAGCTGCCCGGCTTCACCTTCACCGCTACCTATTGGTGGCTGAATGTGGGCAGCGAGTTGCGCTTCGTCGGTGACTCCAACGCGGTCGAACCCACCGGTGCCAGCCGCCGCCACGGCTATGAGCTTGTCGCTTTCTGGCGCCCGCTCCCCTGGCTCGCCTTCGACGGCAACTACACCGCCAGCCACAGCCGCTACACCAATGGCGACCATATCCCCAACGCCTTCAAAAACGCCGCCTCCGCCGGGGCCGCCATCGTGTTCGATCCATGGGAAGCCAGCATCCGCGTCCGTCACCTTGGCCCCTCGCCGCTGATCGAAGACAATAGCGTGCGCGATTCCGGTAGCACGGTCGTCAACGCGCGCGCCGCATGGAA contains:
- a CDS encoding TonB-dependent receptor; this encodes MPAFAADANDAGDDADTIIVFGRGEDKIGTAHAASEGSISGADLLVRPLLRVAELLEAVPGMVAAQHSGSGKANQYFLRGFNLDHGSDFTTYIDGVQMNFRSHGHGQGYLDLNGLIPEIIAREDFRKGPYRADGGDFALAGAAYMTTIDGYDRPWVAAEGGSFGWRRLASGGTVKAGAGNLTLVAQAKAYDGPWQEAEHLRHYAGFAKYTLPAGAGKIDATLHAYRATWRPTEQIPERIIGTPLCPDVFCSPDPSARGETTRIIGNLATVQPTWRANLYAQYYDWTMFSNPTYTDPDGTSAQIEQFDRRWILGLTGEKRWDLGSALQLKLGTENRYDAIGNVGVNRTAVRTFLSSLGRYRVNEASAALYGEATLTPLPGLRLTGGLRGDYYHYSVTAKDADADALGEGSGSDTLLSPKAAIAWRLNPSIELYANWGRGFHSNDARGAVNVDTPVPLLVRGTGKELGARVQLPGFTFTATYWWLNVGSELRFVGDSNAVEPTGASRRHGYELVAFWRPLPWLAFDGNYTASHSRYTNGDHIPNAFKNAASAGAAIVFDPWEASIRVRHLGPSPLIEDNSVRDSGSTVVNARAAWKGKRVQIYAELLNILGSRDKDIAYYYESYLPAADVEPVEGRLSRVVEPRTVRGGVKFSF